A genome region from Ursus arctos isolate Adak ecotype North America unplaced genomic scaffold, UrsArc2.0 scaffold_18, whole genome shotgun sequence includes the following:
- the LINGO2 gene encoding leucine-rich repeat and immunoglobulin-like domain-containing nogo receptor-interacting protein 2: MLHTAISCWQPFLGLAVVLIFMGSTIGCPARCECSAQNKSVSCHRRRLIAIPEGIPIETKILDLSKNRLKSVNPEEFISYPLLEEIDLSDNIIANVEPGAFNNLFNLRSLRLKGNRLKLVPLGVFTGLSNLTKLDISENKIVILLDYMFQDLHNLKSLEVGDNDLVYISHRAFSGLLSLEQLTLEKCNLTAVPTEALSHLRSLISLHLKHLNINTMPVYAFKRLFHLKHLEIDYWPLLDMMPANSLYGLNLTSLSITNTNLSVVPFLAFKHLVYLTHLNLSYNPISTIEAGMFSDLIRLQELHIVGAQLRTIEPHSFQGLRFLRVLNVSQNLLETLEENVFSSPRALEVLSINNNPLACDCRLLWILQRHPTLQFGGQQPMCAGPDTIRERSFKDFHSTALSFYFTCKKPKIREKKLQHLLVDEGQTVQLECSADGDPQPVISWVTPRRRFITTKSNGRATVLGDGTLEIRFAQDQDSGMYVCIASNAAGNDTFTASLTVKGFTSDRFLYANRTPMYMTDSNDTMSNGTNANTFSLDLKTILVSTAMGCFTFLGVVLFCFLLLFVWSRGKGKHKNSIDLEYVPRKNNGAVVEGEVAGPRRFNMKMI; this comes from the coding sequence ATGCTTCACACGGCCATATCATGTTGGCAGCCATTCCTGGGTCTGGCTGTGGTGTTAATCTTCATGGGATCCACCATTGGCTGCCCGGCTCGCTGTGAGTGCTCTGCCCAGAACAAATCCGTCAGCTGCCACAGAAGGCGGCTGATCGCCATCCCCGAGGGCATTCCCATTGAGACCAAAATCTTGGACCTCAGCAAGAACAGGCTGAAGAGTGTCAACCCTGAGGAGTTCATCTCCTATCCTCTGCTGGAGGAGATAGATTTGAGTGACAACATCATCGCCAATGTGGAGCCAGGAGCTTTTAACAACCTCTTTAACCTTCGTTCCCTCCGCCTCAAAGGCAACCGCCTGAAACTGGTGCCCTTAGGAGTCTTCACGGGGCTATCCAACCTCACCAAGCTCGACATTAGTGAGAATAAGATTGTCATTTTACTGGATTACATGTTCCAGGACCTGCACAACCTGAAGTCTCTAGAGGTGGGGGACAATGATTTGGTTTATATATCACACAGGGCCTTCAGCGGGCTGCTGAGCTTGGAGCAGCTCACCCTGGAGAAATGCAACCTCACAGCAGTACCAACAGAAGCCCTCTCCCACCTCCGCAGCCTCATTAGCCTGCATCTGAAGCATCTCAATATTAACACTATGCCCGTGTATGCCTTTAAAAGACTGTTCCACCTGAAACATCTAGAGATTGACTATTGGCCTCTGCTGGATATGATGCCTGCCAATAGCCTCTATGGTCTCAACCTCACGTCCCTCTCGATCACCAACACCAACCTGTCCGTGGTCCCCTTCCTTGCCTTTAAACACCTGGTATATCTGACCCACCTTAACCTCTCCTACAATCCCATCAGCACTATCGAAGCCGGCATGTTCTCGGACCTGATCCGCCTCCAGGAGCTTCATATAGTGGGGGCCCAGCTCCGCACCATTGAGCCTCACTCCTTCCAAGGGCTCCGCTTCCTTCGTGTGCTCAATGTGTCTCAGAACCTACTGGAAACTTTGGAAGAGAATGTCTTCTCCTCCCCTAGGGCTTTGGAGGTCCTGAGCATCAATAACAATCCCCTGGCCTGTGACTGCCGTCTCCTCTGGATCCTGCAGCGGCACCCCACGCTGCAGTTCGGGGGCCAGCAGCCCATGTGTGCCGGCCCCGACACCATCCGTGAGAGATCATTCAAGGATTTCCACAGCACTgccctttctttttactttacctgcaaaaaacccaaaatccGTGAAAAGAAGCTGCAGCATCTGCTAGTGGATGAAGGGCAGACGGTCCAGCTCGAATGCAGCGCAGACGGAGACCCTCAGCCTGTCATTTCCTGGGTGACACCTCGGAGGCGTTTTATCACCACCAAGTCCAATGGAAGAGCCACCGTGTTGGGCGATGGCACCCTGGAAATCCGCTTTGCCCAGGATCAAGACAGCGGGATGTATGTTTGCATCGCTAGCAACGCAGCCGGGAACGACACCTTCACGGCCTCTTTAACGGTGAAAGGCTTCACCTCAGACCGCTTCCTTTATGCCAACAGGACCCCTATGTACATGACGGACTCCAACGACACCATGTCCAATGGCACCAATGCCAATACTTTTTCCCTGGACCTTAAAACAATACTGGTGTCTACGGCCATGGGCTGTTTCACATTCCTGGgagtggttttattttgttttctcctcctttttgtGTGGAGCCGAGGGAAAGGCAAGCACAAAAACAGCATTGACCTCGAGTATGTGCCCCGAAAAAACAATGGTGCTgttgtggaaggggaggtggCTGGCCCCAGGAGGTTCAACATGAAAATGATCTGA